CATTGTCAACATCGGATCTCTGATGTGTGAGGGACATCGGCCGACGACGGTGGCCTACACGGCGAGCAAAGGAGGGATTCGTCAGCTGACCAAAGCCCTGGCGGTGGAGTGGGCCCGTTACGGTATTCGTGTGAACGCGGTGGCCCCCGGTTACATCGCCACCGAGATGACGAAGCCCTTGCAAGAGAATCCCGAGCTTGACACGTGGGTCCGCACCCGGGCCCCGATGGGCCGCTGGGGCGAGCCGCGCGAGATCGTAGGGCCCGTCGTTTTCCTCGCCTCCGAGGCCAGTAGCTACGTGACGGGCCATATCCTCTACGCGGACGGTGGATGGCTGGCCAACCTGTAGGGAGCTCTGCCGTCCAGCCGCCTCGGAGCCATCGCCCACGAAGTCTAACGGTAGGTCACTGGCTCGGCTGCGGAATGGAAAGGTGCTCGCATGGTCGTCGGGTTCGGAGGGAAGGACACTCTTCTGAGCGAAAAAGAGGCCCGGTCGGTGCTGGAAGCAGGCCTCGGGCCTCGGGATCTGGATGGCCGGCGCGTTCTCGTGTTGATTCCGGATACCACGCGCACGGCGCCCGTACCGATGATGTTTCGCCTGCTTACCGATCTTCTCCTGCCGCGGGCAGCGCAACTGGACTTCTTGATCGCCCTCGGCACCCACCCCGTGATGCCGTGGGAGCGGGTCCTGAAACACCTGGGAGTAACCGCCGAAGAGTGGGATCGTCGCTACGCGCGCGTGCGGGTGTACAACCATCGCTGGGACGATCCGGAGGCGCTCGCTCGGCTGGGCACCATCCCGGCATCGGAGATCGAAGAGCTCACCGAAGGGCTGATGCGCCAGGAGGTGCCGGTAGCCCTAAACCGCCTCGTCCTTGAGTACGACGTCCTGATCATCTGTGGGCCGACGTTCCCGCACGAGGTGGTGGGCTTCTCGGGCGGGAACAAGTATCTCTTCCCCGGTATTGCGGGACCGGAGATCATTCACTTTTTCCACTGGCTGGGCGCCGTTTTGACGAACATGAAGATCATCGGCACCAAGTGGAATCCGGTCCGTCGCGTCGTGGATCGCGCTGCCCAGTTTCTCCAGATAGAGAAGCTTTGCATCAGCCTGGTGACCACCGACGAGGGGCTCCACGGCTTGTTCGTGGGCACGCCGGAGGACGCCTTCAGCGCCGCTGCCGACCTCTCGGCCCAGATCCACATCCGCTACGTCGATCGGCCCTACAACAAGGTGCTTTCCGTTTCACCTCCGATGTACGATGATCTCTGGACCGCGGGCAAGTGCATGTACAAGCTCGAGCCGGTGGTGGCGGACGGAGGGGAGCTGATTATCTACGCGCCGCACATTACCGAGGTCTCCTACACCCACGGGAAGATCCTCGACGAGATCGGCTATCACGTCCGGGACTACTTTCTCAAGCAGTGGGACCGCTTCCGGCACGTGCCCGGAGGGGTGATGGCTCACTCTACGCACGTTAAGGGACTGGGTACGTACGAGGACGGGGTGGAAAAGCCGCGCATCCAGGTTGTGCTGGCTACCGGCATTCCCGAGGATCGCTGCCGCCGCATTAACTTGGGATATCGGGATCCGGCCACCATCCGCCTCGAGGAATGGCAGGGCAGGGAAGACGAGGGAATCCTCTTGGTACCGAAGGCCGGGGAGATTCTCTATCGGCTCAAGAGCGACCGCTCTCAGGGGAGGTAGGAGGCACGCGCCAAAGGGGGTGCCGTATTCAATGCTGGCTCGCCGGTGACGGCATCTGGAGATTCGGGGGCGCTTCCGCACGGACCGCCGTCGACGCGGGGGTCATTCCGAGAAGTCCTTCTGGCACGGCCTCACGACCTTGCGGTGAAACGCTTTGGAACTGCCTGCGTGCGTCGCTAAATTGGTGTGTTTGGCGACGCAGGGTCGGCTTCTGGTGCACGAGGCATGCGGACCAACCTGGAGGTGTCCATGACCGAGGGCAGGATCGAGGCGGAGTTTCGACGGGTCTCGCAGCATTTTGACAAATGGGAAGTGATCAAGGACATGGTGGATCAGCTCATCGACATCATGTTGAACTATCGCCAGAGCGGGCACCCCGGCGGATCGCGGAGCAAGGTACACGCGCTGGTAGCCTTGATGTTGAGCGGCGTGATGCGGTACGATCTCCGGCATCCGGAGAAGAGGTTTGGCGATCGGTTCATTCTGAGCGCAGGCCATACGATCCCCCTCGTCTACGCGATGCTGGCGGTTCTGTCGGATGCCATGCGCGTGAAGTTTCAGCAGACGGGCGATCCGAGGTACTACATCCCGCCGGAACGCATCGTTCTTCCGGAGGACCTGCTCCTTTTCCGTCGCAACCGCGGTCTTCCGGGCCACGCAGAGATGGCGGGCAAGACCCTGTTCCTGAAGTTCAACACCGGTCCCTCGGGGCATGGTGCTCCCGCTGCCGCCGGCCAGGCCCTCGCTCTCCGGATCGCCGGCGTGGATCAGGTCAAGGTCGTGGCCCTCGAAGGGGAGGGAGGGCTCACCCCTGGAGGGGTGCACGAGACGATGAACTCAGCCTGGGGCCTCGGTCTCCACAATCTCTACTTCGTCATTGATTGGAATGACTTCGGGATTGACGACCACCCGATCTCGAGCGTGGTCCCGGGCACGCCGGTGGACTGGTTCGGCGCCCACGGCTGGCGCGTGGTGGGATGTGACGACGGCCACGACTGGTCCAAGCTGACACGGATGATCCTGGAGCTATTCTACGGGCCCAATGACCGCAAGGTCCCCAATGTGGGGTACATGAGAACCAAGAAGGGCCGCGGCTATCTCAAGTAC
Above is a window of candidate division KSB1 bacterium DNA encoding:
- a CDS encoding lactate racemase domain-containing protein: MVVGFGGKDTLLSEKEARSVLEAGLGPRDLDGRRVLVLIPDTTRTAPVPMMFRLLTDLLLPRAAQLDFLIALGTHPVMPWERVLKHLGVTAEEWDRRYARVRVYNHRWDDPEALARLGTIPASEIEELTEGLMRQEVPVALNRLVLEYDVLIICGPTFPHEVVGFSGGNKYLFPGIAGPEIIHFFHWLGAVLTNMKIIGTKWNPVRRVVDRAAQFLQIEKLCISLVTTDEGLHGLFVGTPEDAFSAAADLSAQIHIRYVDRPYNKVLSVSPPMYDDLWTAGKCMYKLEPVVADGGELIIYAPHITEVSYTHGKILDEIGYHVRDYFLKQWDRFRHVPGGVMAHSTHVKGLGTYEDGVEKPRIQVVLATGIPEDRCRRINLGYRDPATIRLEEWQGREDEGILLVPKAGEILYRLKSDRSQGR